The Phyllostomus discolor isolate MPI-MPIP mPhyDis1 chromosome 15, mPhyDis1.pri.v3, whole genome shotgun sequence genome includes the window GTAAGCCACTGCAGATGTCAAACACTCCCACTCcacccaacaccatttacttAGGATCTAAAATACTGCCCCTGGAGTGATTAGAGGTAAAATTGTAGACTTTTAGAGTTAAAGGGACCCTCGAGGTATCTAATGCTCCtgaattttacagatgaggaaacggaagctcagagaggttgagttacttacccaagatcacacagccagctTAGGGGCACAGAGGAAGCTGGAAATCTGATGTCCGTTGTACCCCTTACTCCATTCCACACTCCCAACAAATGCAGACTTTGTCAGGGTTTAGGTTGGCTCGTCAGCTCAACTTTTAGTGGTTTTACTTGAGGGAAAAATTCGTTATACATCTCCACTGCAGTTATTTGTAGGAGTCCAGCCGCTGGAAACCAGAAGAATTTCTGTAAAATTCTGGAAGATGGGCCATTTAAAAACCTAGAGGGAATGTGTGTGGCTCATATGTACTGAAGGCTGTACATGGTTTCATTCATTTGTGGGGCGTTCTTGTCATCCCTGAGAAGATTTAGGTGTTTTTGAATGCACTGTCATACACCGCCTAAGCCTCCAACGTGCTGGCCAGGGAATAGCTCAGTGGCAGGATGGCTCCTGCACAGGCCATCTACCTGTCTGTGTCATATATGCATTGTGCTTATAATATGTATTGTACTATGTAGGTCATGAGAGTGGGTTACAAtaagacaataataataataataataataaacgcAGTCACACTGGCTTAGCTGGGGCCAGCACTCTGCTTCGTTCATCTAGAAACGGTCTTGCAGAGTGACTGTGGGCTGCTGGCCTGCAGCCTCCACCCATCACTCACTAGAGAGGAGAACAGGGATGTCCCAACCCTCCAGCCAGCTCCAGGTCCTCCAGGTGGTGGTGTCCTGCCATCTGGAGCAGCGTCTCTTTCCTTGAAGGCAGGTGTCTCCTCAGGTTTGCACAAAGCCTCCCTCCAGGCTGAGCATGGCCTTGCTGTTGGCCACGCCCACAGCACTGTCTGTCCTTGGTGTTGTCCACTCTCCACATGGCCACTCGGAATCAGCCCCTCACCCCGAGCCTGTGCTGTGTCCCCACAGGTGTCTCAGGCTGCCGCAGATCTCCTGGCGTACTGTGAGGCCCACATCCGGGAGGACCCTCTCATCGTCCCTGTGCCCGCGTCGGAGAACCCGTTCCGGGAGAAGAAGTTCTTCTGCACCATCCTCTGACTCTCTGCGATGAGACGcctccttttccagaatgtcccGTGGGGACCCGCATGTGCATagctttccctctctgtccccgccTGTCCCTGCCCAGCCACAATCATGGGAGTTGGTTTCATCCGTCCTTTGGTTTTCTTCATTACACTAATTTCACTTCTTCTTTTCGTTTTcaagttattttcattattggcaaagaaaatagacatttctGTAGCTAAATAGCAAATGTGCCAAGTAAAAATAAGTATGGATTTCAGGGCTTAAGTTTTTAAACATCAGTTCCCAAGTTTAAATACATCAAGTTAATACATTTCAGTGgataatttattgaaaaactaTACCCAAGAATCCCCACTCCCAATAATTCAGCATTAAATAAGAGCACTTTGACCAACTGAAATACATGGGTAAAATTTTCACCTCCTTCCTGGAGAAAATAGTTCTGGAAGGCCTCTGTTCCTGCTTTTCCATCATCCTGTTAAAAAGGAAACAAccaccctggccaggcagctcagttggttggagtgtcgccCCCAttcaccaaggttgcaggttcgagccctagtccaggcacatacaagaagcaaccaatgagtgcatcaatGAGTGGAACAATAAGTCAATGTTtacctgtctctctccccctacacacgtcttctctctctctctaaaatcaatcaataaaaaaattttttagagaaaagaaataaccCACAGCATCAACaggttgttttttaatcctctcctgaggatacgtttattgattttagagagagaggaccgaagcgagagaggaacactgaagtgagagagaaacatcgatcggtttcTCTTGACTgggccccgactggggatcaaatccgcaacctaggtatgtgccctgaccaggaatccaacccacaCCCTTTCGatgtacaggatgacgctccaaccaacttagccacctggccagtgcGCGTCAACAGTTTTCTTAACTTGtgtggcccagcccctgctgagAGCCCAGCCCCCTGTACTCCACCAGTTGTCACTGACCACCCTGGAGGTGGTCCTTCCACAGATGTAGATGTGGGGTGCACAGTACAGCAAGCTGGGCTGTGCATGCACATGGTGACTCCAGCTGCCAAAGGCGCCACCTCCCCTCGCCACACAACACCTCTGCCTGCTCCCCTGACTGGCTCCTCCTTGTGAGTCTGCCTGGGGCAGTGCTAATGAGGGCTGCCTGGGGCAGTGCTAATGAGTGCTAATTCTGGGCCCGACACAGGGTCCTCTGGGGTTTCACCGTGGTGGCCCTGCCCCAGAGGAGTGAGTCACAGGAACGGCAGATCCGGGCATGGACAAGTGTTCATTTACTTAATCCTCCAACAATAAATAAACTCCATGGGCATATCtgttttaaagagagggaaactgaggcacagaaaaatgaTGGTTTCCCCAGGGTTATAGATGGTAAGCAAGAAAACTGGGGCTTGAGCACAGGCAGCCTGGCCCGAGCCCTGCTCAAGCCCGGGGGCTAGGCTGCCTTCCAGGTCTACCTGTTTGCAGGCAGGCAGACCCGCAAACAGCCTGAAAGCACAGTGACCTCGGCCCATTCAGCAGCACAAGCCTCTTCTCTGTGCCGGGAGGAGGCAGGTCGGGCCTGTGTTCCCGCGGTTCATGGAACATGACACATGGTTGCCCCAGTGGGGGGCCAATTGGCTCTTGGTGTTTCCGAGACAAACTTGCAGGTCCTTCCAAAAACACACTCACACTGCACTGAAGAAGAGACTACCCCACAGGGGCACAGAGTACCTTGTCTTTCCTGTTGTTGGGAAATAGCCTCTGTCCCTGGTCCCGACAGGGCTTGCTCCACGAGCAAGCCATTGTGTTCCTGAGATGTTCTAACCTGCGACATGGGGATAATGGTGATGTCTCCTGCCTTTCCGCgcaggaggacacagagaggtgCTACAAAGATGAAAGCTGTGATTATCATGTAAAACAAACACATGTACTGAATGCTGAGCTATAATAGAGGCGAGACTGCGTGGCTTCAAAGATGCCATGGTTCCACTGGGAAGGCTAATGTAAAATTGCCTGCAAAGAGGAAGATACAATTTTCAGATCAATTAATGACTCACCACCCTTGTCAATGGTTCTAGTACATTTTCattctttgcttcttttgttgAAACCCATTCTTAGCTTCACTAAAGCTCACTGGTAATACCAGTGTTATTAAATAAGACCTCAGGTCCTTCTCTTGTCTGTGACCAGGGTCTCTTTAGTCTGTGGCCCCCGTCAACACCATTAACCTAATAAAACaaagcacaatccataaaagCACAACAGAGAAGCTGAGAAAGTGGGACAGCACTGAAACTGGCTAAATCGGGTCAAGAAAAACAATGTGCTTCCCATTCCCCTGTTCGTCTTTACTTTTTCTGTCTGTCCACATtctgcctgccttctcctctcttccttccattccttAAGGATGTCTTTTGTCCTTTACCACACTGTTTCCTTCCAAACCTGTGGTTTTTGTGCAACTCACCCCTGGAATGTCCCTGAACTCAAGGCCATCTTTTTAAAGGCAAGCTCAGCCTTGTGAGCTATGAGATACACAAATGTGTGActggtcccctcccccttctcgcTACCATCAGGAGGTAAATGACATGGAGTGTTCCCGTGGTAGGCAGTTATCACTGTGCCATTGGGTGCATGTTTCCAGTTTGGCTGTCCAGCATctgaccctcccccttcccataGGAAGGAATCACCCCTTATATATTGAGTCAGTGAGAGGCAGTGTCCCCCCACCTGTGGATGCTCAAATGGAGAGGTCTTCTGTGTGTTTCAGGTGCACCCCCTTTCTAGCACTGGCTGAGTGACGAAAGGGAGTGCCCAGTCACCCGGGGTGAGCTACATGGACCCCTGCTTGGGATGTGACCCCAGAGACAGTGACAGAAATGACAGCGTGCTGAGATTTATTTCATGGGAGCTGTGGTGGTTGGGGACAGCTATGGCCCAGCAGGTGTCCAGGACTGCTGTGTCCCCTGGTAGCAGCTCTGGGGTGGCAGAGTCCCTAGCCGAGCGTTCCTGCTGGTTCCTTGGCCCCACCGAGCTGCCTCAGCTCCCAACCATTTTCCTAGGTTTCCTTCCTAGCTTTCTGTCAACACTTCAAGCCCCCAAGTTCCACCCAATAAATTCCTTACTCTTCCCTGAAATAGCTTGGGTGGGATGTAATATATGACCTAAAACTCCACTCCAAGGTGTGTACGTAACAGGAATGTGTGCCTACATTCACCAGAAGAAATGAACTATACTTATAGTAGCACTATTCACGACAACCCCAAGCTGGAAGGCACCCACATGCCCACATTGAATGGATAAACCAATAACGGTACATTCACACGTGGAATCCCACAGGGCAATGAGAATGAGTAAATAGCTGTGCAGCCGCATGCTGCCACTTGGCGTGGAGCACGAAGCAAGGCACGTCCGTGCTAGTGCTATGTGGTTCCATTTCCATGGAGTGTGAGACCGCAcagccctccctgctgctgcAGGGGGGCTGCTGGTTACTCTCCTGGGGCCTGGTAGCCAggaggggcacaggcagggcTTCTGGGGTGTTCTGTTTCTTCTGTCCAGCTTGTGAAAATTCTTTGAGCTGTACACATTCCAGGTGTGCACTTTTCTGTACTTgtgttatacttcaataaaagtTGGTTTTTGTGACTAGCAGTCAAGAATCCTGCTTTGGTTCTGTTcttatttggtttttgttgtctttttggcACTTTGCTCAACCTTTACTGCCCTTCAGGTCTAAATCCATTCTGGGGCACTTCAGAGTGTATCTGGCAACATTTTGAAATAGGAAGTATTTCCGATCCACAGCTCTTTGGACGGAGAACAGGCTTTGAGCACCAGGCGACGGTCCCCTATGAACAGGGCCTGTGAATGCTAGGCTATGGAACTTGTGTGTTTGGGGAAAACAGTGAGGAATCCCACTGGGATTTCCCACTCGGAGCTTCCTCTCTGTAACTGAGGAAGGTGGcatcctcccagctcctcctccttggGACTGTCAGGAATGAACGGAAGGGGTGGCTGTTACAAGACCCAAATATGAGACTCCACCTCCCCGGAAGGAACTgcacccaggccccagctggcTCTGTGATGATGTGTCTTCTGCATGCAGCCCGGTCACCCCCGCCGACCAGCTGTAGATACACGATACACCGATACACCGAGGTAAATGCCTCCATTGACTCTTTGCCATCCGGCGGCTGTCAGCCCCCTCCCAGACTTCTAAAGGTTTCTGAGCGTCCCCCGTGCCATCGCCTTTGCTCTCGGCTACCATGTGGCCTCAGCCATTCTCGTAGCTCCGACAGGTTCGCCCTGGAAGGGCGCTGGAATCCTGCTCCGTGAGTCATTCAGCgtggcctgcctgcctgccccgtGGTGCTCCACCACGTCTGAGAGCCCCCTCGCAGCCTCCCTCCGAGGGGGtcggggaggggagaaaatgcaggTCAGAAGGAATGCCGTCCGGTGCCTGTTCAAACtggagaggaaaataataatgacaactaATGATTCTGTCCCGAGAAGAACATGGACTTCGCTAGTAGATTAGACAGACTCTGTTCACACTTGCGTACCCTTGGCACACCAGCGTGGTGAGAAGGCACCAGACTGGGACAGGTTTGGGGGAAGACAGGGGacgccctctgccctgcccagctgCCGCCTCGTCTCCGGGCAGCTCACTGCTGTGCCCTCCGGGGCGCAGGGCTGGCCTCCCTGCCGCCGGAGAGGGTGCGGCCGGTGTCTTCGGCGTTTCCggagagaagtggggatgggCCACATCCACCCGCACTGGTCAGAACCTGACATCCCATCCAGCGTCTAATAAAACCCCCTTGACACTGGTTTAGCTACAAATAACTCACTAACTTGTAGATGTTGGAGCCTAGGTATGGTGATTAGCCTCCTGCCCACGTTCTCATAGCCACTCGCCTGCAAAGCCCGCCTCCAAAAGCCCACCTCCAAAGCCCGCCCTCTCTGGCTCGGTGTCCTCTCCAAAGCCACCTTCGCACCTCAGGCCCCCACAGACCCCGTGCCCCAGCCGCAGCGGTGCTCTTTGGCCGCCTCCCGGCCCTGCTCCCCGCAGCCTCAGAGCCCTCGCACCGCCGCCGAGAACACGCCTTCGCCGACTCTGAGCTCGTTTCCTCTCAGGCAGAGCGAGGCCAAGGTTCCCGCCTGCCCCGCCCTCTCCGACCCAGTCGGCCTTTCTTGGGCGCCGGCCGCGCGGGGGCGCTGTCCCCGCAGCGCTGTGCCTTGCCGCCCTCCGGTTCGCGCACGAGCTCCCAGCGCCTGTCCGGGCTTCTTCACTCCCTGTGTCCCCCTCTAGAGCGTCACCCGGCACGTGAGAGACACTCGGTGAGCAGCAGCCACAGAAATGAGGGAAGGTCACCACTCGATCCTTTTGACACTAAGTGTGTCTTAGGGTTCCCCATGAGCCAACCGTGTGTATGTGGGGGGAACCCTCAGAGGACCTTGTGAGGCGGTCACCATcaccagggaggagggagggcagccccATCCGCTGCGGGCGCACCTGAGGGGTCAGGCGCCCAGGGGAGGGGCTCGCGTTGGATCCTCACACCTGAGATGTGCCACCTGCACTCCCTACGTTCCTCAGACGCACGCGAGGCGGTGAGTTCTGATGGAGTCCCTGACCCGGTGGCTGGAAGCGAATCCCAGTCCCTCCTGACCACGTCACCCTACAGCCCCCTGCCTCACACCACCGCGTCTCAGAGACGCAGGCTCTTTGGCTCCACCACAGGGAAGAACAAGCCACTGGGAAACCTCGAACGTGCTCTTGGCTTCATGCTACGGTTATGCTGTGCACGCGCCTCCAcgctgggcagggggaggctgTTGGACTGTGGGCATGAAGGCCCGGGAGGGCCGCTCGTGGGTGAGCCGTGGGGAAGGGACCTGCTGTTACGTGGCCAGGCGAGTGCACAAGCATTAATTCTCTGACTTGGTTTTCCAAATCATTTGGTAAAATTCTAATCGACTACTGAAGGTTTATGttattgattattatattttattttattgtttaacttTAAGTTGGACTTCTTTCAACTGGCTTCTAAGTAGACCATTTCCTGGGGCAGAGTCAGTGTCCCTGCTGTGTTGTCCCTGATGCTGCTCACATGATCCCTGTTTCCTGGTCTCCTGATCGAACAATCGCTTGTCTCATCATGGCCCTAACTGGTCTCTCACACTCAGAAATACACACTCACATCAGTGTGTTTCTAGTGAAAATGACACAggaatgggaaaacaaaaaaagagaggatgGGCCCCCGATGAACAAATAATGATTGAGCTAGGAGGTTGTAAAGagaacaaacgaacaaacaaagaCACCAGAGCACCAAGAAGCCTGGGCTTTGAGTCAGAGGGACTcaggttcaaatcctgtctcTGACTCTTCCCAGCCCTGTGGCTGTGTTAACCTTTCATCTTCTCACCtggtaaaatgaggataatagcaCCTATTTCACAGGGGGCTCTTGAGGATCCCATGAAATAACATAAGTACTGAGCACTGTCTGGCACCTAACACATGCTCAGTAAACAGGGACTCTGCTTACCTCATTAGCACCTATTGTGGAAACAAGACCAAACAGAGAGAGACTCCAAATTTAAAATGAGACATTGCCATTTACGGAAGACACattgaaaaagggagaaaaggtaaAACCTGCCAGTCAGTAGCCAGGCGCCTGTCACACTCCAGCACCTGCACACATCAGAATTACAGGCTCTTTTCTACATGAACACAACCGCGGCCCCCCAGCCCTCACTTTCCAGGAACCCCCTTCTGGAGAAGGGACCTCCTGATATGTGGGGAAGACGAGACCTCATGGTAATCAGTGCAGGAGCTCCAAGTATGTGGTCAAACATTCAGGGTCTCTGAAGAGACCAGTGTGTTTACCCAAGGAAGTAACCCATTAAGGGCCTCTCTGGTGGCTGGAACTTAGTAACTTCTC containing:
- the GNG4 gene encoding guanine nucleotide-binding protein G(I)/G(S)/G(O) subunit gamma-4, which encodes MSNNSTASISQARKAVEQLKMEACMDRVKVSQAAADLLAYCEAHIREDPLIVPVPASENPFREKKFFCTIL